The following is a genomic window from Spirosoma foliorum.
TATAAGAAAGGGGACACGTTCTATGAATTCAGCAATGGACTGCACAGTTCAGCCCGAAATACGAGTTCGACAGTTCCGGCCAAATTGTTAGTCTTTTTCGTGGCTGAACCCGGCAAACCGACGTCGGTTCTGGAGAAGTAGCCCCCTCACCCCCGCACACCTAGTAGTACTAGATCAATGTGAGTTATGACTAGTTGGCCTTCTTTTAGGATGCCGTTAGGCATCAAATGTTTATAGCACACAGAATGGGTAAGTTTGTAGAGCATGCCGTAGGTATGCAACAATCGCACTAGTTGCATACCTACGGCATGCGGCTGATAACCTAGCTATTTCACTATAAACATTCAATCCCTACGGGATAAATCTATCTATATCTCACCTTCAATTATGCATACCATTCAAACCTACACCAAATGAATGTAAGTAGGTGGACTAAAATACATTAGATTATTTTTTGTCATGCTGACGAAGGAAGCATCGTTGGTAGCCGGATAAATAGCCTCACCCGAAGATGCTTCCTTCGTCAGCATGACAAAAACGCCTTTTCAAAATAACCTAAGCTAATTCTGCTTGATTGCTTATTTCATTGTGCTATCGCTTATTTGGGGAAGCAGTTACATTCTGATTGGGAATCTTAATTTCAGTGTATTTGACCCGACAAGGCAAGAAATTAGTTGTACAGGGAGGAAATGGATAATGTAAAATGGATAATGAACCCCTAGTTATTCATTTTACATTATCCATTATCTACCTCCGGCTGGAGCTGGATTTGCTTTTGATAGTTTGCCAATAGCGTGTCATAAGCTTTAGACCTCATGGCTATAATCGTAATGATGAGGCCAATCAATCCGGTAACCGTAAATAAAAGAGCCAAGCCCCTATCCTTACCTGTCCCGAACCAGGAACCAATCAGTTCTACGCCCACTCCGGTGGTCATGAACGGAATGAATATGAGCTGCGCAATGGGACCAATCATAAACGCGGTTATCGGGGAAGCTGCCTGCTCAATACTTTGGGCAAAGCCAAACACCCGCCCCTGACGCTCTGGCGTAATCAGCTTTTGTAGAATCGTCTGTTCGGCTGCTTCAACAACCGGAATGAGGCATAGATAAATGAACATCCCAACCGCCAGCAGAATAATCGATGCCTGTATCGTAAAGAAAACGCAGACTGTCCACATGGCGATGTTGGACAAAAACAGGGTGCGAAGCGGCTGTTTGCCAAGGCCTTTTTTCGATACGATCAATCCGCCAATAATAAACCCAAGGCTCAGAACACCCCACAAAATACCCCACGTCTGAACCGTGACTAACGACAGGCCGTACGCATCCATCAGCGACATAAATACACCGCCCAGAAAGTTGTTGAAGGTATTGAAAAAGATAAGTGCAAACAGGCCTGGTACGAGATTGATAGCCTTGATCGTTCCCCGAATATCAATGCGTTTGGTATGCTCCTCGGCATGGGCAATTCCTTTTTCGGGAATCTCTAAAAGCCAAAGGTGAATCAGCACCAGAGCAGTCAGACCAATAGCGATAACCAGCATCCAGAAAATACCCAGAAAACCGATAATTAGCCCGCTGAAAATCGACGAAACCAGAAAGGAAACGCCATTTGTGGTGCCCACCATCCCGTTTGCTTTATCCCGACCATCTTCAGGTATCAGAACCGTCACGAGCGTCGACAAGGCAATGCTCCGTATGTTTCCGGCGATGGCGCCTACCAAGGAAAGAATGATAAATGTCCACAGAATCGGGCTGGTGGGGTCTTTAAAGATTTTTTCGGGTGTTGTGATGAAAATGAGGAACGAGAGTCCGTATAAAACGAGCGAGCCAAGGCTCGAAATGAGCATTGAGAGCTTCTTCTTATACCGATCGACCAGTGAGCCAAGGAAAAAACCGGAAAGCGCTACCGTACCTGAATAGACACCAGCCATCAACGAGGTGGCCACCACCGATTTAGTCTCTAAGTAAACCCAGAAAGTAACCGCGAACCAGACAAGATTATTGGTCAATGAGGCAACCAGCGAGTTGGCTAAAATGGCGTAAAATCGGTTCATCAATTAATTTGGTCCGTAGGATAATACAATAAAACCTGCCGAGGCAATATAAGTTCTGGTTAAAACGAAAACCATGAAACGATTCAAGTTACCACGACAACTAAGCAGGCAGGCCGT
Proteins encoded in this region:
- a CDS encoding MFS transporter, with translation MNRFYAILANSLVASLTNNLVWFAVTFWVYLETKSVVATSLMAGVYSGTVALSGFFLGSLVDRYKKKLSMLISSLGSLVLYGLSFLIFITTPEKIFKDPTSPILWTFIILSLVGAIAGNIRSIALSTLVTVLIPEDGRDKANGMVGTTNGVSFLVSSIFSGLIIGFLGIFWMLVIAIGLTALVLIHLWLLEIPEKGIAHAEEHTKRIDIRGTIKAINLVPGLFALIFFNTFNNFLGGVFMSLMDAYGLSLVTVQTWGILWGVLSLGFIIGGLIVSKKGLGKQPLRTLFLSNIAMWTVCVFFTIQASIILLAVGMFIYLCLIPVVEAAEQTILQKLITPERQGRVFGFAQSIEQAASPITAFMIGPIAQLIFIPFMTTGVGVELIGSWFGTGKDRGLALLFTVTGLIGLIITIIAMRSKAYDTLLANYQKQIQLQPEVDNG